The Mus caroli chromosome 9, CAROLI_EIJ_v1.1, whole genome shotgun sequence DNA window CCTTTTCATACTGTTGCAGTTgtgctatttgtttttttttttttttttcctatcagaGAATTCTTGCAGCTATGACCATTTCAAAATGCCAGCACTGCTGTGGTCCCTGCAGGTCTCACCATGATTCCTGTACTTCTCACCACAATTAGAGCATGAAAACCTCCTTTAGTGGTAGCTGCTCGCCTACACTCAGCCTGTTGAATTTGGCATAGGGTATTTATTAGGAAGTTTGGGTTTTTCAGTTTTAGCAGTCACCCTGCCATCTATCACCACCATTTCTGTCACCATCATCTATCAGTAGATTAGTTTGTTTATGAAGTCGGAGCACTGATCAAAGCCCACCAACTGCTCTCAGCATGTAGCTTATGGTGGACATTTCAAATATCAACCATAACAGTTGCTAAGGGCGTAACATTCAATGTCATGTTGATATTCATGGTGAAGAATAAtttgagaggagaagggggaaaaagaagtATTCTGATGAGAAAGGGACTATGCACAacttcttcattatttttaagattgATCGCTCTGGTGTATGTAATCTTATGTGAAAAATGTCAGAAGTGAAATAATACTTTCATATTGACAGTAATAAGACCACAAATGCCTCTCGAGTTGTAATGCTGATATTTAGTTTaagttataataaaacaataactgTTAAAACAAAGGAttcaggaaggaggaaatgaatactaaatgaaagaaaaatgaccttaaaatagacaaatagaaaaacaaacacatactcaATCAAAGAGGGAAGTGCTTGTCTTCTGTTCACAGTTGGGCGAGCTTGCAGATTACATTTTCCAGGTGTGCATAACCACTTACTCTTACATGAAGAAAGATCAACATTTACATCAAAAGAATTTTCTCCTCAGTGTCTTGTCCAGTGCGGTCTTCACCTCCTTGTTTCTCAGGCTGTAGATCAGGGGGTTGAGCATGGGGATCACTGTGGTGTAGAACACAGAAGCTACATTCTCCTGGGCCAGGGAACTAGCTGTAGAAGGCTTTAAGTACATGAATGCTGTGGATCCATAGAACAAGCCCACAGCTGCAAAGTGGGAGCTGCAGGTGCTGAAGGCTTTGGACCTGCCCTCATTGGAGCTGATGCGAAGGATGCTGGACAGGATGAATGCATAGGAAATGAGTACGGTTAAGCTNGTNACTATAATGTNGAANCCAGctaaaaagaagacagccatNTCTANATCATAGGTACTAGAGCAAGANAGCTTCATGAGNGGGAGGATGTCACAGAAGTAGTGGCTGATNAGGTCCTCACAATAGTTTAGTTTTAACATGAGGCTAGTCTCTATTGTTGAGCCTATGAGTCCCATGGCATAGACAAAAGCCAccagcagagagcagagggcaggagaCATGATGATGTTATAAAGCAAGGGgtggcagatggccacatagcggtcataggccatcacagTGAGCATGTAACACTCAGCAATGACGAAAACCAGGAAGAAGTATAGCTGAGACATGCATCCCACATAGGAGATGAGGTTTCTTTGGGACACAAAGTTGATGAGCATTTTAGGGGTAATGACAGAGGAGTAGCAGAGATCCACGAGTGACAGGTtactgaggaagaagtacatgggggtgtgaagCTGTGAGTTGAGTCCAATCAAGGTGATCATGCCCAGGTTTCCCACCATGGTGACTATGTAGATCCCCAGGAAGAGGAGCAAGAGGGGTAACTGGAGCTCTGGCCTGTTAGTTAGCCCTCTAAGGATAAACTCTGTCACTGTAGATTGATTCTCTGCAGCCATTGTGTCTGGGTGGGAAGCCtgtggggtgggagagaaggagtTTGTGAATGGCTGTTCTTGCTCTGCTTGAAGCAGCTGGTTTTCTGCATCTGGCACTTGCTGAGCTACCCCAGTTATGATAGATGCATCTTCTTCACACTGTTGCACTTTGCTGTAGGAACTAGCCGCAGAGTTTCAGAGATCTTGAAGCTGAGAGTTACAGGTGGGACATCagaatgttttatgtatttcacAAATGTCCCCAAGCTGTGCTTCTGGATTAGAGGTTACCTTCTTACACAGCCTATCAGGTTTCATTTCATAGGCGTTAGTTAGAAAGGCCAGGAAACTGTCTCAAGAATCTCTCTAAGGATGCTGATGTTTTTCCACTCTGTAAGTAGTCAATGATATTTTCATAGTTCATAACTGTCATCTATatgatttattttgtaaaaatgtttatgtttgtttacttaagtgtatgtatgtgtactatgtgtgtgtaggaatctggaagtcagaagagacaTAAAGTCTCCTGGAGCCATAGTTAACAtttgtgagcagccatgttggTACTGGGAATGGAATCTGTGTCTACTTTAAGAACAGTTATATGGTCTTAGCTGCTGGGACATCATCTCTCAATTCCCTCTATGTCACTTCTAAATATTCAGTTAACCAACATACTAACACTTGAAATACATGTCCTGTTGGATGACACAGTAGTTAAAACTCTCACTGAGTTGCAAGTCAAGTTCTAGATCTGAGACACAGTAACATCAATTTAAACATTAATTGTGGAAATATCATAGGAAAACTCACATTTAAAAAGCGTCATTCAAATGTTTAGCAAGTAGGCTGTCATATAGAATCCCAGTGtccaggaggtgaaggcaggaagatcactaaGAGTTTGTACAGCCTGGATTATTGAGTGAGACTCTACTtcataagacaaacaaacaatccaaatcTTACTTAAATGCTATCTTTCTATAAGAAAAGGAGTTGAAAGCTTGTAGACTCAGTGATTCAAAAACCTTGAGGCCTAAGGCTGTGTGGCTAGAGGTACTTCAGTTCCCAGTATCACATGCTTTGTGTGACCACCTGAAGCATTTAAGAAGCACTGATGACTAGATTCTATCCAGATGTTTGGAGCACATAATATTATCTTCAGTAAGTGTGCCACAGATAACTTATGGTCATTACTAGTTTTAGATATTAATATCAAAACATGGCATCCTCATACTTCTATGGCAAATACTGAAAGCGTCTGTCAATGTTACTGTATACTTATTCCACAAATACCTCTTGTGTTGGACAATacatttccttcttaaaaaaaataaaaatgttggatAGGTTCTACCTTTCTACTAGAGATCAGTGTTATAAATACCAAAAGGTCTGAgttaaatatatatgaagaagGATTTCTGAAAAAGACTTATGTGCCAGAGAGACTTTGAATCCAACTCACTTCCACTTTCCATAATTTCTTCCTTTGACACTCATGTGAAGCCTTGGAGTACTACCCTGCCCTCTAAGAAATGAGTGACTTGGACAGGACATGTTCTCCACATCTTAGGATGCGCATAGAAAAGTATGAATGCTGAGTAACAACTTGTTATTTCTTAGAATATTGAAATGCCCATAGTTACATGTTTTCCAAAGTTACCCAGGTCTTAAGAGACACAACTGGGAGTCAATTAAAGAACTCTGACTTTTGAtctatttagtatttttaaaactctgttgttttgttgtagCTTTTCTTTGTGAATCATTTCAtcatttattcaaaataatttattaaattttggaGCTATAGGAAATATATTGAAAACTttattgtgcttttaaaaatccagGATGCCAGGATGCATTGTATTTATTATAGATCCAGATGAGCAAcaatgaaacaacaaaaatatcaaaaaaggaaaagccaacaaaatatataaatataaacataaatataatttcttatttaaaatataatattagtTGGAATTTTTTGTGCATTGGTATTACATGGCACAATGCATTATGATAAAATATTCCTTACATTCTAAAAGATGGGAACTTTTGAGTGACCCAGAGACAGAGTTAATAATACACCTTAAGGTCATTTAAGATTATTATTATACTGTGTACTTAGATTGTTTGTTTAACCTGACTTTAAGAAAACAATGTAGGAATCAGCCTTACTTGTATCCATGTAATGAACTTTTACAATCCAAGCTAATGCATAGCTGtagtcttttatttaaaagttttatttcataCAATATGTTATGATCATATTTTTATTCTCCCCCAACTTCTCCTAGTTCTTTTTTACCTCCTTACCtgcccaacttcatgttctctctctcaaaaagcagttaacaaaaaacaaacaaaaacctatcaaAAACCCCAAcatcaaagcaagcaaacaaacccaaagaagatgaaaaaaaaaaggccatacaaaatgaaatgaaacaaccTTCCGCTCCCAATCTCTAAAAACATGGAGTTCATTTGGTCTTAGGTATGATCTTAAGTTATTACTGTTCCATGCCCCTGAACCAAGAACAATCAATATGTGTTTGCATTATGTGCATGTATTATGtattctttttatgtattatgaTATTCCTTATGATAATCATTTGCTGGAAACACAAAATAGGCTGAAAGCAGTTTTATAAAATGAACGGCTACTACAAATGTTGAACACAACACTTGGATATTACTTGATAAAAAAATGATGTTTATTATCTGGGTCCTTTATGTTCAGTTGGAGTCAGTGATGTGATCCCTTAAAAAACTCAGTTAAAGACTTCTGTAAAGTATAGTTCATTCTTTCCCCATGTGACACTTTCTCTGCTGTTCAATAAAAGAGAGAGCAAAGTCCTTTGTTAGTGACAGAAACATTGACACAGACTTAGACATAAACACACAAGGACAATTCCATAAGACAGCCTTCAGGCAGGCATAAATTTAGACACACACAGTAGACAGAAATggcagaagacagagggagacaagGTAGAGAATTAGTCTCAAGGGGAagtgttttgatttctttctttccttagttAGTACCCAGTGCATTATTAGTGACTTCAAGTTTATTATTAATGTGTCAAATCTATGCAACCTGTGTCCAAAATAAAGCAATTTGTAAACCTTTGTTTAGGATTTAAAAACTGTTACATCATTTAATTCCTTCAATCTGGCATTGTCAGGTGTAAGGACAAGTTTTCAAGTCCTTAGATTGTGGTCTGAAGACAGGAAAATATATGTAGATAAATAAGTTTTTCATGTTAAATTATTATTGGTAGGGAATTTAGCTTTATATTAAGTATTTGAAGCATCTGCTATCTTTTAGATATTTCTCTTATTATTGAAGATCATTAAAGATCAATTATTTTCTAGATACAAATAGTTAAGGAAATCCTACAAAGTCCCTTTGAATCAACCCTGCTTCTAGAAGCAATATGAAATACAAGAAATCTACAAATGAACGAACACTCGTGGATTAGACTGTTTTGATCTATGAAGAATAGAGTGGACAGCATTCACTGAGTGCTGTGAAAAGAAGAGAATCCTTAAATAGGAGAGTCTTCAGAGCCTGACTTAACACTCATACTTCTGTAGTCTTTCAATTATATAAAACCACATGCCATATGTTTCCTGTAAGTTATCACTACTATGACCTCTATATTTACAAAACCTGCAGAGCCTCAGGATTGTTGTTGATAAGAAGAGGGCACACAAAGAACAAgacacttgaaaaacaaatatgatTAGAAACACACTGTATAAAAAAAGAGATTATTGAAGAAAGGTTTTTCTTAAAAAGTTATTCAAGTGTGAAAGTAATTACCTTTGTGGAAGGGAAGTGATGAGCCCCTGGAAACTTTAAGGGATGCCTTTGGTCTCAACAATTAGCAGATGCTAAAAACAGATAATATAAATGGATTTATATCTAGTGTTAAATTTACTGCAAGGGCCTGGCACCATTAAGAAAAAGGAATCATCATGATAGTGGAGCTAGTGTTCTGtttacatagatatatacagaacatctCCTGGGAGGAGTCACATGGGGACTGGGTCCTCTCTAAAGAAACAATTAGTCTTGGCTTGTATGTACTCCTCACTCCTATATGTGCTAATTTCTGTCTCTGAGGTTGGGGTATCTGGATGGAAAATTAGAATGTAATGTGAGTATTGGAGTAATTTAATACCAAGAACTACTTTACTAATGTAATTATCaccaccattatcaccatcaccatcatcatggtTTATAGCTATCTTAGTCACTACCAGCAACCACACCTGTAGTTACTGCCTTGAGATCCGCTGCACATCACTACCAATTCATCATGTATGCTGCAACATCAGCTAGTTTTGAAACaactattttaaagtgttttaaaaagaagctcaaagattttactaaaataaattagatatttttagtaaaagaatggaaaatttGTAAAGACGGTCAATCTCCCCTTGCCTGTTTATCATCTTGTAGACTGACTGTAGAATAGATGAgatgggaaaacatttgaaagtggacctgtgccaggtgtggtggcgcatgcctttaatcccagcactcgggaggcagaggcaagcggatttctgagtttgaggtcagcctggtctacagagtgagttccaggacagccagggctacacagagaaaccctgtctcaaaaaaaaaaaagaagaaagaaagaaagaaagaaagaaagaaagaaagaaagaaagaa harbors:
- the LOC110302165 gene encoding olfactory receptor 151-like is translated as MAAENQSTVTEFILRGLTNRPELQLPLLLLFLGIYIVTMVGNLGMITLIGLNSQLHTPMYFFLSNLSLVDLCYSSVITPKMLINFVSQRNLISYVGCMSQLYFFLVFVIAECYMLTVMAYDRYVAICHPLLYNIIMSPALCSLLVAFVYAMGLIGSTIETSLMLKLNYCEDLISHYFCDILPLMKLSCSSTYDXXMAVFFLAGFXIIVTSLTVLISYAFILSSILRISSNEGRSKAFSTCSSHFAAVGLFYGSTAFMYLKPSTASSLAQENVASVFYTTVIPMLNPLIYSLRNKEVKTALDKTLRRKFF